From Numenius arquata chromosome 35, bNumArq3.hap1.1, whole genome shotgun sequence, the proteins below share one genomic window:
- the CLASRP gene encoding CLK4-associating serine/arginine rich protein isoform X1, which translates to MWHEARKHERKLRGMMVDYKKRAERRREYYEKIKKDPAQFLQVHGRACKVHLDSAVALAAESPVNMMPWQGDTNNMIDRFDVRAHLDYIPMYTPPLLNPISPEQESDERKCNYERYRGLVQNDFAGISEEQCLYQIYIDELYGGLQKPNEDEKKKLAEKKASIGYTYEDSTVAELENSLEKRGEEEDSEEDSNTDEDEVIPDIDVEVDVDELNQEQVADLNKQATTYGMAEGDFVRMLRKDKEEAEAIKNAKALEEEKAMYSGRRSRRQRREFREKRLKGRKISPPSYARRDSPTYDPYKRSPSESTSESRSRSRTPSPGHEEKITFITSFGGSDEEAAAASAQAGGGSVSGKATTLGKQRSAPGQPGSAAAGHSTSSRRRSSSSSTSPSSSSSSSSRSSSRSHRGGGYHRSSRYCRSRSRRYSRSRSRSRRYSGGGSWDSRRRSRSYSPDRGYRYGSRRRSSRSRSRSGERYRRGGRSSRHWSSSRSSRSPSDSRSHSKSVSPVREKLPRPTASPAVGEKLKKADTAAGKETGAAKVTLVWLQPKLTPQEKLKLRMQKALNRQFKADKKAAQEKMLQQEHERQEREDELRAMARKIRMKERERREKEREEWERQYSRQSRSPSPRYGREYSSSRRRSRSRSRSPHYRH; encoded by the exons ATGTGGCACGAAGCCCGCAAGCACGAGCGCAAGCTGCGGGGGATGATGGTGGACTACAAGAAGCGAGCGGAGCGCCGCAGGGAGTACTATGAGAAGATC AAAAAGGACCCGGCCCAGTTCCTGCAGGTGCATGGCCGGGCCTGCAAGGTCCACCTGGACTCAGCTGTCGCGTTGGCCGCCGAGAGCCCCGTCAACAT gATGCCGTGGCAGGGGGACACGAACAACATGATCGACCGCTTCGACGTGCGGGCACACCTGGACTATATCCCCATGTACACCCCGCCCCTGCTGAACCCCAT CTCCCCTGAGCAGGAGTCTGACGAGAGGAAGTGTAACTACGAGCGGTACCGAGGCCTGGTGCAGAATGACTTTGCCGGCA TCTCGGAGGAGCAGTGTCTCTACCAGATCTACATCGACGAGCTCTACGGGGGACTCCAGAAGccaaatgaagatgaaaaaaagaa GCTGGCGGAGAAAAAGGCTTCCATTGGCTACACGTATGAGGACAGCACCGTGGCTGAGCTTGAGAACTCCTTGGAGaagcggggggaggaggaagactcTGAGGAAGACAGCAACACAGATGAGGATGAAGTCATCCCTGATATTG ATGTGGAAGTGGACGTGGACGAGCTGAACCAGGAGCAAGTGGCCGACTTGAACAAGCAGGCGACCACGTACGGCATGGCTGAAGGGGACTTTGTCAG gatGTTGCGGAAGGACAAAGAAGAGGCAGAAGCTATTAAAAACgccaaagccctggaagaggaaaaggcaatGTACTCG GGCCGTCGCTCTCGCCGCCAGAGGAGGGAGTTCAGGGAGAAACGCTTGAAAGGGAGGAAGATCAGCCCCCCAAG CTATGCACGGAGAGACAGCCCCACCTACGATCCCTACAAACG CTCCCCGTCGGAGTCCACCTCCGAATCCCGCTCCCGTTCCCGCACCCCATCTCCTGGCCATGAAGAGAAGATCACCTTTATCACCAGCTTCGGTGGCAGCGATGAGGAAGCAGCGGCGGCATCGGCGCAAGCTGGAGGCGGCAGCGTCTCTGGAAAAGCCACCACGCTCGGCAAACAgcgctctgccccagggcagccgggcagcgccgcggCAGGTCATAGCACCTCGTCCCG GAGACGCTCCTCGTCGTCCTCcacctccccatcctcctcctcatcctccagctCCCGCTCCAGCTCCCGCTCACACCGAGGCGGTGGCTACCACCGCTCCAGCCGCTATTGCCGCTCCCGCAGCCGCCGGTACTCGCGCTCCCGCAGCCGCAGCCGCCGCTACTCGGGAGGGGGTTCCTGGGACAGTCGGCGCCGCTCCAGGTCCTATTCCCCTGACCGGGGCTACCGCTAtggctcccgccgccgctccag CAGGAGCCGTTCCAGGTCCGGGGAGCGCTACCGGCGAGGCGGCAGGTCCAGCCGACACTGGAGCAGCAGCCGGAGCAGCCGAAGCCCCAGCGATTCGCGGAGCCACAGCAAGTCGGTGTCTCCGGTGCGAGAGAAACTACCGAGGCCCACGGCATCGCCCGCCGTGGGGGAGAAACTGAAAAA gGCTGACACTGCTGCTGGTAAAGAGACAGGAGCTGCCAAAGTCA CTCTGGTTTGGTTGCAGCCCAAGCTGACGCCGCAGGAGAAGCTGAAGCTGCGCATGCAGAAGGCGCTGAACCGACAGT ttaaagcTGATAAAAaggcagcacaggaaaaaatgctGCAACAGGAGCATGAGAGACAG GAACGGGAGGATGAGCTGAGGGCCATGGCCCGGAAGATCCGCATGAA GGAGAGAGAGCGCCGGGAGAAAGAGCGGGAGGAGTGGGAGAGGCAGTACAGCCGGCAGAGCCGGTCCCCGTCCCCGCGCTACG GTCGGGAATACAGCTCCTCCCGGAG GCGCTCCCGGTCCCGTTCCCGGAGCCCTCACTACCGGCACTGA
- the CLASRP gene encoding CLK4-associating serine/arginine rich protein isoform X2, whose amino-acid sequence MWHEARKHERKLRGMMVDYKKRAERRREYYEKIKKDPAQFLQVHGRACKVHLDSAVALAAESPVNMMPWQGDTNNMIDRFDVRAHLDYIPMYTPPLLNPISPEQESDERKCNYERYRGLVQNDFAGISEEQCLYQIYIDELYGGLQKPNEDEKKKLAEKKASIGYTYEDSTVAELENSLEKRGEEEDSEEDSNTDEDEVIPDIDVEVDVDELNQEQVADLNKQATTYGMAEGDFVRMLRKDKEEAEAIKNAKALEEEKAMYSGRRSRRQRREFREKRLKGRKISPPSYARRDSPTYDPYKRSPSESTSESRSRSRTPSPGHEEKITFITSFGGSDEEAAAASAQAGGGSVSGKATTLGKQRSAPGQPGSAAAGHSTSSRRRSSSSSTSPSSSSSSSSRSSSRSHRGGGYHRSSRYCRSRSRRYSRSRSRSRRYSGGGSWDSRRRSRSYSPDRGYRYGSRRRSRSRSRSGERYRRGGRSSRHWSSSRSSRSPSDSRSHSKSVSPVREKLPRPTASPAVGEKLKKADTAAGKETGAAKVTLVWLQPKLTPQEKLKLRMQKALNRQFKADKKAAQEKMLQQEHERQEREDELRAMARKIRMKERERREKEREEWERQYSRQSRSPSPRYGREYSSSRRRSRSRSRSPHYRH is encoded by the exons ATGTGGCACGAAGCCCGCAAGCACGAGCGCAAGCTGCGGGGGATGATGGTGGACTACAAGAAGCGAGCGGAGCGCCGCAGGGAGTACTATGAGAAGATC AAAAAGGACCCGGCCCAGTTCCTGCAGGTGCATGGCCGGGCCTGCAAGGTCCACCTGGACTCAGCTGTCGCGTTGGCCGCCGAGAGCCCCGTCAACAT gATGCCGTGGCAGGGGGACACGAACAACATGATCGACCGCTTCGACGTGCGGGCACACCTGGACTATATCCCCATGTACACCCCGCCCCTGCTGAACCCCAT CTCCCCTGAGCAGGAGTCTGACGAGAGGAAGTGTAACTACGAGCGGTACCGAGGCCTGGTGCAGAATGACTTTGCCGGCA TCTCGGAGGAGCAGTGTCTCTACCAGATCTACATCGACGAGCTCTACGGGGGACTCCAGAAGccaaatgaagatgaaaaaaagaa GCTGGCGGAGAAAAAGGCTTCCATTGGCTACACGTATGAGGACAGCACCGTGGCTGAGCTTGAGAACTCCTTGGAGaagcggggggaggaggaagactcTGAGGAAGACAGCAACACAGATGAGGATGAAGTCATCCCTGATATTG ATGTGGAAGTGGACGTGGACGAGCTGAACCAGGAGCAAGTGGCCGACTTGAACAAGCAGGCGACCACGTACGGCATGGCTGAAGGGGACTTTGTCAG gatGTTGCGGAAGGACAAAGAAGAGGCAGAAGCTATTAAAAACgccaaagccctggaagaggaaaaggcaatGTACTCG GGCCGTCGCTCTCGCCGCCAGAGGAGGGAGTTCAGGGAGAAACGCTTGAAAGGGAGGAAGATCAGCCCCCCAAG CTATGCACGGAGAGACAGCCCCACCTACGATCCCTACAAACG CTCCCCGTCGGAGTCCACCTCCGAATCCCGCTCCCGTTCCCGCACCCCATCTCCTGGCCATGAAGAGAAGATCACCTTTATCACCAGCTTCGGTGGCAGCGATGAGGAAGCAGCGGCGGCATCGGCGCAAGCTGGAGGCGGCAGCGTCTCTGGAAAAGCCACCACGCTCGGCAAACAgcgctctgccccagggcagccgggcagcgccgcggCAGGTCATAGCACCTCGTCCCG GAGACGCTCCTCGTCGTCCTCcacctccccatcctcctcctcatcctccagctCCCGCTCCAGCTCCCGCTCACACCGAGGCGGTGGCTACCACCGCTCCAGCCGCTATTGCCGCTCCCGCAGCCGCCGGTACTCGCGCTCCCGCAGCCGCAGCCGCCGCTACTCGGGAGGGGGTTCCTGGGACAGTCGGCGCCGCTCCAGGTCCTATTCCCCTGACCGGGGCTACCGCTAtggctcccgccgccgctccag GAGCCGTTCCAGGTCCGGGGAGCGCTACCGGCGAGGCGGCAGGTCCAGCCGACACTGGAGCAGCAGCCGGAGCAGCCGAAGCCCCAGCGATTCGCGGAGCCACAGCAAGTCGGTGTCTCCGGTGCGAGAGAAACTACCGAGGCCCACGGCATCGCCCGCCGTGGGGGAGAAACTGAAAAA gGCTGACACTGCTGCTGGTAAAGAGACAGGAGCTGCCAAAGTCA CTCTGGTTTGGTTGCAGCCCAAGCTGACGCCGCAGGAGAAGCTGAAGCTGCGCATGCAGAAGGCGCTGAACCGACAGT ttaaagcTGATAAAAaggcagcacaggaaaaaatgctGCAACAGGAGCATGAGAGACAG GAACGGGAGGATGAGCTGAGGGCCATGGCCCGGAAGATCCGCATGAA GGAGAGAGAGCGCCGGGAGAAAGAGCGGGAGGAGTGGGAGAGGCAGTACAGCCGGCAGAGCCGGTCCCCGTCCCCGCGCTACG GTCGGGAATACAGCTCCTCCCGGAG GCGCTCCCGGTCCCGTTCCCGGAGCCCTCACTACCGGCACTGA
- the CLASRP gene encoding CLK4-associating serine/arginine rich protein isoform X3: protein MWHEARKHERKLRGMMVDYKKRAERRREYYEKIKKDPAQFLQVHGRACKVHLDSAVALAAESPVNMMPWQGDTNNMIDRFDVRAHLDYIPMYTPPLLNPISPEQESDERKCNYERYRGLVQNDFAGISEEQCLYQIYIDELYGGLQKPNEDEKKKLAEKKASIGYTYEDSTVAELENSLEKRGEEEDSEEDSNTDEDEVIPDIDVEVDVDELNQEQVADLNKQATTYGMAEGDFVRMLRKDKEEAEAIKNAKALEEEKAMYSGRRSRRQRREFREKRLKGRKISPPSYARRDSPTYDPYKRSPSESTSESRSRSRTPSPGHEEKITFITSFGGSDEEAAAASAQAGGGSVSGKATTLGKQRSAPGQPGSAAAGHSTSSRRRSSSSSTSPSSSSSSSSRSSSRSHRGGGYHRSSRYCRSRSRRYSRSRSRSRRYSGGGSWDSRRRSRSYSPDRGYRYGSRRRSRSRSRSGERYRRGGRSSRHWSSSRSSRSPSDSRSHSKSVSPVREKLPRPTASPAVGEKLKKADTAAGKETGAAKPKLTPQEKLKLRMQKALNRQFKADKKAAQEKMLQQEHERQEREDELRAMARKIRMKERERREKEREEWERQYSRQSRSPSPRYGREYSSSRRRSRSRSRSPHYRH, encoded by the exons ATGTGGCACGAAGCCCGCAAGCACGAGCGCAAGCTGCGGGGGATGATGGTGGACTACAAGAAGCGAGCGGAGCGCCGCAGGGAGTACTATGAGAAGATC AAAAAGGACCCGGCCCAGTTCCTGCAGGTGCATGGCCGGGCCTGCAAGGTCCACCTGGACTCAGCTGTCGCGTTGGCCGCCGAGAGCCCCGTCAACAT gATGCCGTGGCAGGGGGACACGAACAACATGATCGACCGCTTCGACGTGCGGGCACACCTGGACTATATCCCCATGTACACCCCGCCCCTGCTGAACCCCAT CTCCCCTGAGCAGGAGTCTGACGAGAGGAAGTGTAACTACGAGCGGTACCGAGGCCTGGTGCAGAATGACTTTGCCGGCA TCTCGGAGGAGCAGTGTCTCTACCAGATCTACATCGACGAGCTCTACGGGGGACTCCAGAAGccaaatgaagatgaaaaaaagaa GCTGGCGGAGAAAAAGGCTTCCATTGGCTACACGTATGAGGACAGCACCGTGGCTGAGCTTGAGAACTCCTTGGAGaagcggggggaggaggaagactcTGAGGAAGACAGCAACACAGATGAGGATGAAGTCATCCCTGATATTG ATGTGGAAGTGGACGTGGACGAGCTGAACCAGGAGCAAGTGGCCGACTTGAACAAGCAGGCGACCACGTACGGCATGGCTGAAGGGGACTTTGTCAG gatGTTGCGGAAGGACAAAGAAGAGGCAGAAGCTATTAAAAACgccaaagccctggaagaggaaaaggcaatGTACTCG GGCCGTCGCTCTCGCCGCCAGAGGAGGGAGTTCAGGGAGAAACGCTTGAAAGGGAGGAAGATCAGCCCCCCAAG CTATGCACGGAGAGACAGCCCCACCTACGATCCCTACAAACG CTCCCCGTCGGAGTCCACCTCCGAATCCCGCTCCCGTTCCCGCACCCCATCTCCTGGCCATGAAGAGAAGATCACCTTTATCACCAGCTTCGGTGGCAGCGATGAGGAAGCAGCGGCGGCATCGGCGCAAGCTGGAGGCGGCAGCGTCTCTGGAAAAGCCACCACGCTCGGCAAACAgcgctctgccccagggcagccgggcagcgccgcggCAGGTCATAGCACCTCGTCCCG GAGACGCTCCTCGTCGTCCTCcacctccccatcctcctcctcatcctccagctCCCGCTCCAGCTCCCGCTCACACCGAGGCGGTGGCTACCACCGCTCCAGCCGCTATTGCCGCTCCCGCAGCCGCCGGTACTCGCGCTCCCGCAGCCGCAGCCGCCGCTACTCGGGAGGGGGTTCCTGGGACAGTCGGCGCCGCTCCAGGTCCTATTCCCCTGACCGGGGCTACCGCTAtggctcccgccgccgctccag GAGCCGTTCCAGGTCCGGGGAGCGCTACCGGCGAGGCGGCAGGTCCAGCCGACACTGGAGCAGCAGCCGGAGCAGCCGAAGCCCCAGCGATTCGCGGAGCCACAGCAAGTCGGTGTCTCCGGTGCGAGAGAAACTACCGAGGCCCACGGCATCGCCCGCCGTGGGGGAGAAACTGAAAAA gGCTGACACTGCTGCTGGTAAAGAGACAGGAGCTGCCAAA CCCAAGCTGACGCCGCAGGAGAAGCTGAAGCTGCGCATGCAGAAGGCGCTGAACCGACAGT ttaaagcTGATAAAAaggcagcacaggaaaaaatgctGCAACAGGAGCATGAGAGACAG GAACGGGAGGATGAGCTGAGGGCCATGGCCCGGAAGATCCGCATGAA GGAGAGAGAGCGCCGGGAGAAAGAGCGGGAGGAGTGGGAGAGGCAGTACAGCCGGCAGAGCCGGTCCCCGTCCCCGCGCTACG GTCGGGAATACAGCTCCTCCCGGAG GCGCTCCCGGTCCCGTTCCCGGAGCCCTCACTACCGGCACTGA
- the CLASRP gene encoding CLK4-associating serine/arginine rich protein isoform X4: MWHEARKHERKLRGMMVDYKKRAERRREYYEKIKKDPAQFLQESDERKCNYERYRGLVQNDFAGISEEQCLYQIYIDELYGGLQKPNEDEKKKLAEKKASIGYTYEDSTVAELENSLEKRGEEEDSEEDSNTDEDEVIPDIDVEVDVDELNQEQVADLNKQATTYGMAEGDFVRMLRKDKEEAEAIKNAKALEEEKAMYSGRRSRRQRREFREKRLKGRKISPPSYARRDSPTYDPYKRSPSESTSESRSRSRTPSPGHEEKITFITSFGGSDEEAAAASAQAGGGSVSGKATTLGKQRSAPGQPGSAAAGHSTSSRRRSSSSSTSPSSSSSSSSRSSSRSHRGGGYHRSSRYCRSRSRRYSRSRSRSRRYSGGGSWDSRRRSRSYSPDRGYRYGSRRRSRSRSRSGERYRRGGRSSRHWSSSRSSRSPSDSRSHSKSVSPVREKLPRPTASPAVGEKLKKADTAAGKETGAAKPKLTPQEKLKLRMQKALNRQFKADKKAAQEKMLQQEHERQEREDELRAMARKIRMKERERREKEREEWERQYSRQSRSPSPRYGREYSSSRRRSRSRSRSPHYRH, from the exons ATGTGGCACGAAGCCCGCAAGCACGAGCGCAAGCTGCGGGGGATGATGGTGGACTACAAGAAGCGAGCGGAGCGCCGCAGGGAGTACTATGAGAAGATC AAAAAGGACCCGGCCCAGTTCCTGCAG GAGTCTGACGAGAGGAAGTGTAACTACGAGCGGTACCGAGGCCTGGTGCAGAATGACTTTGCCGGCA TCTCGGAGGAGCAGTGTCTCTACCAGATCTACATCGACGAGCTCTACGGGGGACTCCAGAAGccaaatgaagatgaaaaaaagaa GCTGGCGGAGAAAAAGGCTTCCATTGGCTACACGTATGAGGACAGCACCGTGGCTGAGCTTGAGAACTCCTTGGAGaagcggggggaggaggaagactcTGAGGAAGACAGCAACACAGATGAGGATGAAGTCATCCCTGATATTG ATGTGGAAGTGGACGTGGACGAGCTGAACCAGGAGCAAGTGGCCGACTTGAACAAGCAGGCGACCACGTACGGCATGGCTGAAGGGGACTTTGTCAG gatGTTGCGGAAGGACAAAGAAGAGGCAGAAGCTATTAAAAACgccaaagccctggaagaggaaaaggcaatGTACTCG GGCCGTCGCTCTCGCCGCCAGAGGAGGGAGTTCAGGGAGAAACGCTTGAAAGGGAGGAAGATCAGCCCCCCAAG CTATGCACGGAGAGACAGCCCCACCTACGATCCCTACAAACG CTCCCCGTCGGAGTCCACCTCCGAATCCCGCTCCCGTTCCCGCACCCCATCTCCTGGCCATGAAGAGAAGATCACCTTTATCACCAGCTTCGGTGGCAGCGATGAGGAAGCAGCGGCGGCATCGGCGCAAGCTGGAGGCGGCAGCGTCTCTGGAAAAGCCACCACGCTCGGCAAACAgcgctctgccccagggcagccgggcagcgccgcggCAGGTCATAGCACCTCGTCCCG GAGACGCTCCTCGTCGTCCTCcacctccccatcctcctcctcatcctccagctCCCGCTCCAGCTCCCGCTCACACCGAGGCGGTGGCTACCACCGCTCCAGCCGCTATTGCCGCTCCCGCAGCCGCCGGTACTCGCGCTCCCGCAGCCGCAGCCGCCGCTACTCGGGAGGGGGTTCCTGGGACAGTCGGCGCCGCTCCAGGTCCTATTCCCCTGACCGGGGCTACCGCTAtggctcccgccgccgctccag GAGCCGTTCCAGGTCCGGGGAGCGCTACCGGCGAGGCGGCAGGTCCAGCCGACACTGGAGCAGCAGCCGGAGCAGCCGAAGCCCCAGCGATTCGCGGAGCCACAGCAAGTCGGTGTCTCCGGTGCGAGAGAAACTACCGAGGCCCACGGCATCGCCCGCCGTGGGGGAGAAACTGAAAAA gGCTGACACTGCTGCTGGTAAAGAGACAGGAGCTGCCAAA CCCAAGCTGACGCCGCAGGAGAAGCTGAAGCTGCGCATGCAGAAGGCGCTGAACCGACAGT ttaaagcTGATAAAAaggcagcacaggaaaaaatgctGCAACAGGAGCATGAGAGACAG GAACGGGAGGATGAGCTGAGGGCCATGGCCCGGAAGATCCGCATGAA GGAGAGAGAGCGCCGGGAGAAAGAGCGGGAGGAGTGGGAGAGGCAGTACAGCCGGCAGAGCCGGTCCCCGTCCCCGCGCTACG GTCGGGAATACAGCTCCTCCCGGAG GCGCTCCCGGTCCCGTTCCCGGAGCCCTCACTACCGGCACTGA
- the GEMIN7 gene encoding gem-associated protein 7, with amino-acid sequence MPVPVPVGVLRLPRGPDGCSRGFSPTSPRFQALLGGDDTAAVQDARAALRQRYLRGLAAARGRPARFCLRAGVQVDAIFGAADVEAVAFQVDALRTPLGVEAAALLRCTDVLAFSFLLD; translated from the coding sequence ATGCCGGTACCGGTACCGGTGGGGGTCCTACGGCTGCCGCGGGGGCCCGACGGCTGCAGCCGGGGTTTCAGCCCCACCTCGCCCCGGTTCCAGGCGCTGCTTGGGGGGGACGACACAGCGGCGGTGCAGGATGCACGGGCGGCCCTCCGGCAGCGGTACCTGCGAGGGCTGGCGgctgcccggggccgccccgcgcgGTTCTGCCTGCGGGCGGGGGTCCAGGTGGACGCCATCTTCGGTGCCGCCGACGTGGAGGCCGTGGCTTTCCAGGTGGACGCCCTGCGGACCCCCCTGGGGGTGGAGGCAGCCGCCCTGCTGCGCTGCACCGATGTCCtcgccttctccttcctcctcgaCTGA